The following DNA comes from Balaenoptera ricei isolate mBalRic1 chromosome 7, mBalRic1.hap2, whole genome shotgun sequence.
ttttgtGTGTTTTCCAAATTTCCCACAATGAAcatgttatttttatcatcatagaaagaaacaagcagcgtatttttaaaaactgcaccaCTCGATAGCAATCTGATGATGAGGACATGTTGAGCCCCTGGTTTCGAGTTTCCCAAACTGACCTGTCATCTGAGGCGTTGGGTCCCCGAAGAGCCTCCTTTCTTGGCACACGAGGGGAGGCGGCTGCCTGTGACAATGGCCTGTCATCAGAATCCCCTGTCCTCATTTCCTCCAGCCTGAGCCAGGAATGCCTTAACCCTTCGCGTTCTGCCTGCAAACACAGCGGGGCTGGGAGGCGAGACCAATAACTCTGTTCTCCCTCCAGCGCCTTCCCCAGGATGGCCCTGGACACAGTGAGAGGTGGGGCCATCCATGAGGCCCCCGGGCATGAGGCTGATGCCTGAGGCTAGGGGGAAAGTCCTGGGACtctctgggggcagggggcagggccttgggctgggctgggctatgACTGGACTGGCCTGAACTGGGATATGacggggctgagctgggctggggagggaagcatggattcaggaaacctgtgagTGAGCAAAGTATGGAGGAACCTTGTGAACGTATAATCAACTAGGCAATCACTGCAGTGTGTGTGTAACGTCTGGGTTCTCACGTCACGCGAGCAGAGACTGTGGTGCCCAGCTCACAACAAGCACCCCAGCAGGAAGCAGAGCCATCTGTCTCGGACGCGAGGTGTCATGACACCCAGATACCCTTGGGAAATTACCAAATCTTGCCAGGAGTGAGGCTGTCACCCTGGGACCCCCGGGGCCGCTCTGCACCATAAGAGCATCAAGCCAATCCCTAGTGGGTGTCAGGAGACCTCTGTCAGCCTAGGCCCTGCCTGACTCTTCCACATCGCAGCACGCCTAGAAAAATGGTTGTATTGGTTAAGGCCCACGTGGGTACAGGAGGGAGGGGCTGACAGGCAGAGGCCCCACCTGGCCTCACCAGGCTGCAGGCTTCTCTCCTGTGTACCTGcaggccctgggccgggaagcTTTCCTCTGACCGCTggcatgagagacaccctctcaTCTCCTCAGGCTCAAGCCCAGACTCAGTCAGGGCCTGTGGCTCCAGAGCCCCACTGAGACCCAGACGTCAGGGACTTCCCACTCCGGGGAGACTGCGAGCCGCCGCTGCTGTATTTGTAGACGACCCCATTTCTTAGCCATCTTTAATGCTCACGACTAATGAAgacagcagggcagggaggccaAGGCCACAATACGAGGGGACAGATCCTTGGGATCCCACCACCCTGTTACCAGCCTGGCGGGCACCTCTCTGGGCCCCTCCTTTACCACCGAGACTCCTCGCCACCAGGGACCCCAGGTTCTGAAAGTCTTTGCTGAGCAACCCACATTTCTTCATGATGATAACTTTTTCCTACTTGACAGAGAATAAGAGGCACCTGTCAATAACCACAGGGAAGCTGGTACCTGCTGGGTGCTCAGGACGCCCAAGCCCTGAACTGGGGGCCCCGTGTGGCCCCTGAGTCCCCGGCTCAGGCTCCACCGTCCCCctcttgcagatgaagaaacagaagtgGGGGagccgcgccccccgccccccgtcagCCAAACACCACTGGGAGGGGGTAAGCCCAGACTCGCCCCTGCCCTGGGATGCTTCCTGCCATCTGTCCTGACTCAGGGGGTCACAGGAGGCTCCAGGCCAGTGTGGGCTTTCAGAGAGGACAGCCAGGGAAGAGCTgccacctctctccttcccccactggCCACCCTCCCTCCCGACACTGACAGAGGCTAAAAATAGCCTTCCGTCCCCACGTGGccgccctgcccagcccagcccagcccagccatgTCCCAGCAGGCCCTCCACACCCCTTGGCCGGCTGGGCAGCCCTGCTCTCCAGCCTGAGCTCTGAGACAAGGTCCAGGTGCCGACTGAGAGGTAGGGTCTGGGGGGCAGACGGGAAGGGGAAGTGAGGACCAGGGCTGGGACCAGAAGGGGAGGGTGGGTTCTAGTGGGGCAGCTCAGTGGGCTTGGAGATCACAGCGCTGGGTGCTTTGGAGAGACCCTGCACACTGGCTAGGCCAGGCCCCTCAGCGGGGGCTAGGGGCTCAGCGGGCCTGCTTCCTTCCGGGTCCTGGCTGGGGAAGAGGGCGAGGGTGGGCCGGGGGAGGCTGGACCACACCTCTGACTGCAGCCAGGGCCACCGCATCCAGCCCCTGGCCAGAGCTGGGTTAAGGCCCTTTGGTGTCCTGCccactcttccctcctctctcctggccTGGCAGGCGCTGGGTGGAGGCTCTGAGACCCTCTGGAAGCGCCCGCCCCCCTGCTGGAACTGCGGGGCAGCAGGTGTCAGCAGACAACCTGAGGCCCCTCCGGAAGGTGCTGGGCACCCCGGCCCGCTGGTCCCCGGGGCTGCAATACCCGGAGAACGGGGACACAGCAATGAGGGGAATGCGAggccttgggggggggggtggccgcCTGACTGATCTCCTGCACTCCCCTGGGAGGGAAGGGCCGCCTTCATCCTGGCCAGAGAGACCGCTGGGTCAGGCAGGATGGACCCTGACCAGGGCTCCCTACCAGTCCTGTCTGGGCAGAGCCCAGGCCGGTCCTTGGGCCCCTAGGTGGGTTCCTTGGGTGTTTCCCTGCTCAAGCTCCCACCACAGGCACACCCGCCCCCGGGGCATCGGTAGTGTACGGTTCTCCTTATGGGGCTTTGTCATTTTGATGGCTCTTGGTTGACCCAGTATTTTGCACTGGCCTTCGCTTTGATGGGTCTGAAGCTGCCCCCTGGTGGACAGACAGCTTTTTTGCTGTGTGGTAGCTCGGGGTGAGATCACCTGTGCAGAACTTTTCTTTCTCTGCGGCAGTTTTCTCAGGGCAAAAATATCAGAAGATCATAAAGAAATATGCACATCATTAAATAAGCCCAGAAAAGGATTTGCTGAATCAGGCAATTTGAACGGTGACCGCCCTCCAGAAAGTTTCCTTTGCCTGCTTCTTTACCAACCTATGCCCAGCGACGTGTAACCTGGGGGTTCAGGGCCCAGGCCCCCGAGCCTGGTTCCCCCACGTCTGAGCTCTGTGGTCTTGGACAAGCGACTTGAGCCTTttttgcctctgtttccccacttGTAAAAGGGACTCAAACAGCACCCAGCTCTCGGGGTTGCCGCGAGGGCTGAGTGATGAGTATTTGTGCAAAGTTCAGGATGGGCCTGGCACGTGGGGGGGCACCATGACAGCACAAGCTGCTGCGGGGACGTGATCCCTCGGCCCCTTTCACCGCCAGCCTCTTAATCggcagatgaggaagctgggatCAGAGAGGGGCGTGgctcacccaaggtcacccagcaaggtCATGACCAGTGAGGACCTAGGGGGCAGAAACTATTCAAATGCCGATGCTCTCCCCAGCAAGGTGGGATCTGGGAGCAGAGGAGGCCACTTGGGGGTTTGGGGGCCACAGGGATCCCCACGCTCCAGGAGGTCTGTTCTGCATAGCACAGAGGTATGGAGGGGGGCTGAGGCTTGGCTCTCCTGCTGGCCTGCCCTGATCGCTTGACCACGGCTGGGTCTCCCGCCCTGAGCCTCAACCTCCACACTGTAACCTGGGAAAGACactgcctgccctccagggcTGTGGGCATGGCTTAGGTGAGAGGCTGGGCGAAGCGCTTCACACATAGTTGACGCGCAGACCGACGGTCGGGTGGATGGGTGACTCGGGCCGGCGAGACCGGGCCCGTGGCTGACCGTGCTGGCTCCTCTCCCTAGGAGCCCGTGGGGACGCCCGTCAGCAGGTGGCCGCGCAGTCATGGTGTGGAACGTGGACGACCTGGACTTCCACCTGCCCTCGCACGCCCAGGACATGCTGGACGGCCTGCGGCGGCTGCGCTCCCAGCCCAAGCTGGCGGACGTCACGCTGCTGGTGGGCGGCCGGGAGCTGCCCTGCCACCGGGGGCTCCTGGCACTGAGCAGCCCCTACTTCCACGCCATGTTCGCGGGCGACTTCGCCGAGAGCTTCTCGGCGCGCGTGGAGCTGAGGGACCTGGAGCCAGCCGTGGTGGCGCAGCTGGTGGACTTCGTGTACACGGGCCGGCTGACCATCACCCAGGGCAACGTGGAGGCGCTGACCCGCACGGCCGCGCGCCTCCACTTCCCCGCCGTGCAGAAGGTCTGCGGCCGCTACCTGCAGCAGCAGCTTGACGCCACCAACTGCCTCGGCATCTGTGAGTTTGGGGAGCAGCAGGGGTTGCTGGGAGTGGCTGCCAAGGCCTGGGCCTTCCTGCGGGAGAACTTCGAGGCCGTGGCACAGGAGGATGAGTTTCTGCAGCTGTCCCAGGAGCGGCTGGCCACTTGTCTGGCCGGCGACCTGCTGCAGGTGCAGCCGGAGCAGAGCCGGCTGGAGGCCCTGCTGCGCTGGGTGCGCCACGACCCCCAGGCCCGGGCCACCCACCTGCCCGAGCTGCTCGGCCTGGTGCACCTGGACGCCGTGCCCCGGCCCCGCGTGCAGCAGCTGCTGGCCACGGAGCCGCTGATCCGGGAGTCGGAGGCCTGTCGGGAGGCCCTGTCCCAGGGCCACGAGGGGGTGAGTGACAGGTGGGGAGCGGGGAGAGGAGCTCCAGAGACCCCACCTGCACGGGGACAGACAGTAGGACGGGGGTGTCCCCAAACCTTGCAACTCTGCCTTCCTTGGGCCGGTCACCTGTGAGGGGGTCGCAGTTCATCCCCAAGTACAGGTTGCGCCCCTGTGTGTGCCATACCCTGGACGTGAGGGGAGAGGGACCCCGGAAGTGGTCATTCCCAACCCCTGTCTTGAAGGAGCCCACAGCTTGGTGGGGACAAACCTGGAGACACACCTAAGGCAGCATGAGAAAGGCCAGCGCTGGACTGTGGGCATCCTCAGAGGGTCAGGCAGTCACGGAGAGCTCTCTGGAGGAGGCAGCATCTGAGCTGGGCTTTAGAGAGGGAGGATAGGAGCTTGGCAAGGGGGAAAATAGTACAGGAAGATGGCACAGCTTGAGCCCAGGCAAGGAGCATGGAGAGGCGTGGCAGCCGGCCACCACCTGCCCCTTAGGAAGCTGCTCAAGCGTTTATCGGGTGCAGCTTCCTATCTGTGCTGGAGGCGGGCCTGGTGGGCGGACAGGCCCTGAGGAGGCGACGGGCCAGGGGAGCCGACGTCTGCCCACTGCCAGGCAGCCTTGCTCGGAAGGACCTCGTAGGAGCCCCGTCAGGGGACAAAGACGTGGCTCAGGCcagtgggggggtgtgtgtggcgGCAAATACTAACCGCTGCCCCGCCGGGCCCCGCCAGGCACGGAGGGCGGCCTCGTGCTGGAGCCAGCTAGGAGCCCCGCCCACTAGGCGGTCACCCTGTGACTGCGGGTGGTGGGAGGGCGGGTCTTAGAGGCAGTGGGACCCCGGGATCTGGGAGCTCTGGGCAGTGGCTACTTACCCACCCAGGCAGGAGCATCCCAGCATTTCCCGCTGGGCCATCCCAGCGCGACCTGCCACAGGCTGGGctcctggtggggaggggagcttgggtggggagctggggaaaCGTACGGGCCTTGGTTCTGAAGGCGTGTGAGGGCCGCTGGAAGGGAGCAGGTCTCACGCGCAGGCACACCAGGACCTGCTGCCCGCCCCTCCCGGTCCTGAGCGCCTCTTACCATCGCCGGCCCGCGGCAAGCACGGCGTGTGGACGTGTGCGTGTGAGTGCACACCCACGCACAAACGCGCCCGGGCATGCACGCACCGAAGCTCGCCCCGCCCTGGCACGGGGCCACGCGGAGGACCCACGGCTGCCCCCAAACGCCCAGGCCACCAGCCGCCTCAGAAGCCACCTTGGCGGCCTGCCAGCGCCCGGGTGCCTCTGACCCCGCCCTCCCGGCCCCGCAGGCGCTGCTCGGGCTCCCGCAGGAGCTGGAGGAAGTTCTGGTGGTGGTCGGCGGGCGGGCGctggaggacgaggaggaggaggggggcgcCCAGGAGCTGGCCCCCCGCCCCGGGAACTTCGCCTTCTACGACACCAGGGCCAGTGAGTACCCGTCCCCGCGCCCAGGGCACCGGCCCTGTTGTCCTCGCGCCCTGACACGGGCTGCCCAGAGAGCGGGGCACCCACCGTCCTCGCGGGGGCGGGATGGGGGCTGCAGAGGAAACCGGGGCCCCCGCAGGGGAGGGGGGCTGATCGTGGGGGGCGCTGCggccccctctccctccagccacaGCCCTAGCTTTGGGCCCCGGGGCCCTGGGTAAAGGGTCCTACCGCCCAGACGGCACAG
Coding sequences within:
- the KLHL30 gene encoding kelch-like protein 30 isoform X3; translated protein: MVWNVDDLDFHLPSHAQDMLDGLRRLRSQPKLADVTLLVGGRELPCHRGLLALSSPYFHAMFAGDFAESFSARVELRDLEPAVVAQLVDFVYTGRLTITQGNVEALTRTAARLHFPAVQKVCGRYLQQQLDATNCLGICEFGEQQGLLGVAAKAWAFLRENFEAVAQEDEFLQLSQERLATCLAGDLLQVQPEQSRLEALLRWVRHDPQARATHLPELLGLVHLDAVPRPRVQQLLATEPLIRESEACREALSQGHEGALLGLPQELEEVLVVVGGRALEDEEEEGGAQELAPRPGNFAFYDTRAKRWMALPDFPDYHKWGFSLAALNNDVYVTGTTLDVVEVESYDPYTDTWTPISPALKYVSNFSAAGCQGRLYLVGSSACKYNALALQCYNPVTGAVPAQPARERGAGAAGGHAVHDGRPLAGHGRRLPRGDGGLRPRPRRLDPPWRPAPPLALPRGLCRLPGRLQVDPALRAHPGALSCPSAHLEQARLSPRPRGRPPFTVVCEPKCRRPLQGLGWVQATRGRQRTQPWSPQPPRQTLS
- the KLHL30 gene encoding kelch-like protein 30 isoform X1, whose product is MVWNVDDLDFHLPSHAQDMLDGLRRLRSQPKLADVTLLVGGRELPCHRGLLALSSPYFHAMFAGDFAESFSARVELRDLEPAVVAQLVDFVYTGRLTITQGNVEALTRTAARLHFPAVQKVCGRYLQQQLDATNCLGICEFGEQQGLLGVAAKAWAFLRENFEAVAQEDEFLQLSQERLATCLAGDLLQVQPEQSRLEALLRWVRHDPQARATHLPELLGLVHLDAVPRPRVQQLLATEPLIRESEACREALSQGHEGALLGLPQELEEVLVVVGGRALEDEEEEGGAQELAPRPGNFAFYDTRAKRWMALPDFPDYHKWGFSLAALNNDVYVTGGSRGTKTDTWSTTQAWCFPLREAAWRPVAPMLKARTNHASAALNGEIYAIGGTTLDVVEVESYDPYTDTWTPISPALKYVSNFSAAGCQGRLYLVGSSACKYNALALQCYNPVTGAVPAQPARERGAGAAGGHAVHDGRPLAGHGRRLPRGDGGLRPRPRRLDPPWRPAPPLALPRGLCRLPGRLQVDPALRAHPGALSCPSAHLEQARLSPRPRGRPPFTVVCEPKCRRPLQGLGWVQATRGRQRTQPWSPQPPRQTLS
- the KLHL30 gene encoding kelch-like protein 30 isoform X2, which translates into the protein MVWNVDDLDFHLPSHAQDMLDGLRRLRSQPKLADVTLLVGGRELPCHRGLLALSSPYFHAMFAGDFAESFSARVELRDLEPAVVAQLVDFVYTGRLTITQGNVEALTRTAARLHFPAVQKVCGRYLQQQLDATNCLGICEFGEQQGLLGVAAKAWAFLRENFEAVAQEDEFLQLSQERLATCLAGDLLQVQPEQSRLEALLRWVRHDPQARATHLPELLGLVHLDAVPRPRVQQLLATEPLIRESEACREALSQGHEGALLGLPQELEEVLVVVGGRALEDEEEEGGAQELAPRPGNFAFYDTRAKRWMALPDFPDYHKWGFSLAALNNDVYVTGGSRGTKTDTWSTTQAWCFPLREAAWRPVAPMLKARTNHASAALNGEIYAIGGTTLDVVEVESYDPYTDTWTPISPALKYVSNFSAAGCQGRLYLVGSSACKYNALALQCYNPVTDAWSVIASPFLPKYLSSPRCAALHGALYLVGDNTKKVYVYDPGANLWQKVQSLHSLHENGALVPLGDTLYMTGGRWQGMGGDYHVEMEAYDPGRDAWTRHGALPRLWLYHGASAVFLDVSKWTQPFGPTQEP